The Daucus carota subsp. sativus chromosome 7, DH1 v3.0, whole genome shotgun sequence genome window below encodes:
- the LOC108193724 gene encoding protein SPIRAL1-like 1 encodes MNRGGSCGGGQSSLGYLFGSEEAPKPSGNKTLATPDEVQTVVQSPKPNSPPEPVDITKQIPAGINSTALNSTAANNYFRADGQNTGNFLTERPSTKVHAAPGGGSSLDYLFGGDSK; translated from the exons ATGAATCGTGGTGGTAGCTGCGGTGGGGGTCAGAGTTCATTGGGATACTTGTTTGGAAGTGAAGAGGCTCCAAAGCCCTCTGGAAACAAAACACTGGCAACTCCAGACGAGGTGCAAACTGTAGTTCAATCCCCAAAACCTAATTCCCCTCCAGAACCGGTTGATATTACCAAGCAGATTCCTGCCGGAATAAATAGCACTGCTTTAAACAGTACTGCTGCAAACAACTACTTCAGAGCAGATGGTCAGAATACTGGTAACTTCCTCACG GAAAGGCCCTCAACCAAGGTGCACGCAGCCCCTGGCGGTGGATCATCTCTGGATTACCTCTTTGGCGGAGATTCCAAATAG